In Fibrobacter sp. UWB10, a single window of DNA contains:
- a CDS encoding iron-containing alcohol dehydrogenase family protein: protein MRFYVPTDIYVEKDCVKNHASNLLAVGKRAFIMTGKTSAKKNGSLNDVTAVLDAGHVPYQIFDQVEENPSTDTVGNAAQQARDFGADYIIGIGGGSAIDAAKAVALLLANPNLLADNLHKAPEKPLGHVPVVAVPTTCGTGSEATPVSIITNHKIQLKKSIPHRIFPALALVDGKYLASAKKTLIINTAVDALAHMVESILNVYSNAFNRMCPEYGLKLWGEFKDALLSDAPVDESLYEKLMLTSTIAGMSIAHTSTSVPHGMSYDLTLHQGVPHGPAVGYFLAGYVEVCEKKVPEDVKHILVLLGLKNTAHFTEMLDKLIGKCKVSREMRDQFAAAMKVNRSKLDLVPGGITSEEVDYIYDKSLVVE from the coding sequence ATGCGTTTCTATGTACCCACGGACATCTATGTCGAAAAAGACTGCGTGAAGAATCACGCATCAAATTTGCTTGCGGTTGGAAAGCGCGCGTTCATTATGACGGGCAAAACTTCTGCCAAGAAGAATGGTTCATTGAACGATGTTACTGCCGTTCTGGACGCTGGCCACGTGCCATACCAAATTTTTGATCAGGTCGAAGAAAATCCGTCTACCGATACCGTGGGAAACGCAGCCCAACAAGCTCGCGATTTCGGCGCCGATTACATCATCGGTATCGGGGGTGGTTCCGCCATTGACGCTGCAAAAGCAGTCGCTTTGCTCCTTGCGAACCCGAATCTTCTCGCGGACAATTTGCACAAGGCACCCGAAAAGCCGCTCGGCCATGTGCCTGTCGTTGCCGTACCGACTACTTGCGGAACGGGTTCCGAGGCAACACCGGTTTCCATCATCACAAACCACAAGATACAACTGAAAAAGAGCATTCCGCACCGCATTTTCCCGGCGCTCGCGCTTGTCGACGGAAAGTACCTCGCCTCGGCCAAGAAAACGCTGATTATCAATACCGCAGTCGATGCGCTCGCCCACATGGTCGAAAGCATCTTGAATGTCTATTCCAACGCTTTCAACCGCATGTGTCCGGAATACGGTCTCAAACTCTGGGGCGAATTCAAGGATGCACTTCTTTCCGACGCCCCCGTCGACGAAAGCCTTTACGAAAAACTCATGCTCACCTCGACTATCGCGGGCATGTCTATCGCGCACACAAGCACCTCCGTACCGCACGGCATGAGCTATGATCTCACGCTGCATCAAGGTGTACCCCACGGCCCTGCCGTCGGTTACTTCCTGGCCGGATATGTAGAAGTTTGCGAAAAGAAGGTTCCCGAAGATGTCAAGCACATTTTGGTTCTTTTAGGCCTCAAAAACACCGCCCATTTCACCGAAATGCTTGACAAGCTCATCGGCAAATGCAAGGTTTCTCGCGAAATGCGCGACCAGTTTGCCGCCGCCATGAAGG